A window of the Bufo gargarizans isolate SCDJY-AF-19 chromosome 1, ASM1485885v1, whole genome shotgun sequence genome harbors these coding sequences:
- the LOC122929755 gene encoding piggyBac transposable element-derived protein 4-like, giving the protein MQHARVRRFTGSQILDYILDENEAEDTEQHSDMDEQVSEAEDEVEYQPEYIDTSDESDEEATSAEPAAVPAETFKSKSGKICWSSEPPDLHGRAAAADVIKMTPGITKFTVTRVSDIKTCFELFMPLSLKKVIIAMTNLEGKKVHGNMWNDINEECLDAYIGVLLLAGVYRSYNEATDSLWDKSRGRYIFSATMSLHTFRMISRVFRFDNRDTRAKSDKLAPIRDVWEKWVQLLPLMFNPGPQVTVDERLIPFRGNCPFRQYMPSKPGKYGIKIWAACNAKTSYAWNLQIYTGKPESGIPEKKQGQCVVLDLTIGLRGHNITCDNFFTSYDLGQELLRRKLTMVGTIKKNKPELHTEILQVKDRAPLSSKFAFTDTTTVVSYCPKKNVILMSTFHKDAAVSSRSDKKPTIILDYNKNKGGVDNLDKLTATYTCQRMTRRWPMAVFYNILDVSAYNAFVLWTHIHPGWNTQKNNKAHIEQRKRVSRDPISAAMIRQMQSSSSTPSTPSTTQREVVPASSSSSSSLASTSTSTATTPVMPSDSKRKRCQVCPSNKDRKTHTLCFHCKKYICKEHAKSVSFCHTCI; this is encoded by the coding sequence ATGCAGCATGCAAGAGTGAGAAGATTTACAGGGAGTCAAATACTGGATTATATCTTGGATGAAAATGAGGCAGAGGACACAGAGCAGCATAGCGATATGGATGAGCAGGTTTCTGAGGCAGAAGATGAAGTAGAGTATCAACCAGAATACATAGACACATCTGATGAGTCTGATGAGGAGGCCACCAGTGCTGAACCTGCTGCTGTTCCTGCTGAAACATTCAAATCCAAAAGTGGTAAGATCTGTTGGAGTTCAGAACCTCCTGACTTACATGGCAGGGCAGCTGCTGCAGATGTAATCAAAATGACCCCTGGGATCACAAAGTTTACAGTGACGAGAGTAAGTGACATCAAAACATGTTTTGAACTGTTCATGCCATTGTCACTAAAAAAAGTGATCATTGCAATGACAAACCTTGAAGGAAAAAAAGTCCATGGCAACATGTGGAATGACATAAATGAGGAATGCCTAGATGCTTATATTGGTGTTCTTCTTCTCGCTGGAGTGTACAGATCCTATAATGAGGCCACTGATAGTCTTTGGGACAAGTCAAGAGGCAGATATATCTTCTCAGCAACAATGTCACTTCACACCTTTCGAATGATATCAAGAGTTTTCAGATTTGACAACAGAGATACTAGAGCAAAATCTGACAAGCTTGCTCCCATAAGGGATGTCTGGGAGAAATGGGTTCAGCTCCTTCCACTAATGTTTAACCCTGGGCCTCAGGTAACAGTAGATGAACGTTTGATCCCTTTCCGTGGAAATTGCCCCTTCCGGCAGTATATGCCCAGTAAGCCAGGCAAATACGGCATAAAAATCTGGGCAGCCTGTAATGCAAAAACAAGCTATGCATGGAACCTACAAATTTACACCGGCAAACCCGAAAGTGGCATCCCTGAGAAAAAACAAGGACAATGTGTAGTCCTTGATTTGACTATTGGACTGCGGGGTCACAATATcacgtgtgacaatttttttactAGCTATGACCTTGGACAAGAACTTCTCAGGAGGAaactcaccatggtaggcacaataaaaaaaaataaacctgagCTGCACACTGAAATTTTGCAGGTGAAGGACAGAGCTCCACTTTCTTCAAAATTTGCTTTTACAGACACCACAACTGTTGTTTCATATTGTCCAAAAAAAAATGTGATACTTATGTCCACTTTTCATAAAGATGCAGCTGTGTCATCAAGAAGTGACAAAAAGCCCACAATTATCCTGGATTACAATAAAAACAAAGGAGGAGTGGACAACCTGGACAAGCTGACTGCTACCTATACTTGTCAGCGAATGACCAGGAGATGGCCGATGGCTGTGTTTTATAACATCCTAGATGTGTCTGCATACAATGCATTTGTGTTATGGACCCACATCCACCCAGGTtggaacacacaaaaaaataacaagGCACACATTGAGCAAAGGAAACGCGTGTCTCGAGATCCAATCAGTGCAGCCATGATCAGACAGATGCAGAGTTCATCAAGCACTCCATCCACACCATCAACAACACAAAGAGAAGTAGTGCCagcatcctcatcatcatcatctagcctTGCCTCAACATCAACCAGCACAGCCACAACTCCAGTGATGCCATCTGATTCTAAAAGAAAGAGGTGTCAGGTCTGCCCCAGCAATAAGGACAGAAAGACACACACATTATGCTTCCACTGTAAAAAATATATCTGCAAAGAACATGCTAAAAGTGTCAGCTTTTGCCACACATGCATCTAA